One window of Xylocopa sonorina isolate GNS202 chromosome 9, iyXylSono1_principal, whole genome shotgun sequence genomic DNA carries:
- the Arf51f gene encoding ADP-ribosylation factor 6 isoform X2: protein MGKLLSKIFGNKEMRILMLGLDAAGKTTILYKLKLGQSVTTIPTVGFNVETVTYKNVKFNVWDVGGQDKIRPLWRHYYTGTQGLIFVVDCADRDRIDEARQELHRIINDREMRDAIILIFANKQDLPDAMKPHEIQEKLGLTRIRDRNWYVQPSCATTGDGLYEGLTWLTSNHKL, encoded by the exons ATGGGCAAGTTGCTATCAAAGATCTTTGGCAACAAGGAGATGCGTATTCTGATGCTAGGATTGGATGCTGCTGGAAAAACTA CAATATTATATAAACTTAAACTAGGGCAATCTGTAACAACTATACCAACTGTAGGGTTCAATGTAGAAACGGTTACATATAAAAATGTTAAGTTCAATGTTTGG GATGTTGGTGGACAAGACAAAATACGTCCACTTTGGCGTCATTATTATACTGGAACGCAAGGACTTATTTTTGTAGTAGATTGTGCTGACAGAGATCGAATAGATGAAGCACGTCAAGAACTTCATAGAATTATAAATGATAGGGAAATGCGAGATgctattattttaatttttgcAAACAAACAAGATCTTCCGGATG CAATGAAACCACATGAAATACAAGAAAAATTGGGTTTAACTAGGATACGAGATAGAAATTGGTATGTTCAACCATCATGTGCCACAACTGGAGATGGGCTTTACGAAGGTCTTACATGGTTGACTAGTAATCATAAATTATGA